CGCGCGTGAGCGGCTCGTGCGCGCCGCCGCGGATGTGCGGCTGGCGCTCTTCGACGACGGTGCCGTCCTTCAGCGTCATGCGCACGTGCCCGGTGTACGCCTTCGGATACGGGTTGTTCGGGTCGACCACGTAGCGCACCTTGCTGCTGAGCGCGAGGATGCGCGGATCGCGCACGGTCTCTTCGGTGAACGCGGCAAGGCCTGCGCCGCCGGTGATGAACGCGACCGCGATGTTGAACGGCGCGCTGAACTTCGCGCCGTAATCCGTCGCCGGCTTCTGCTTCGCCTCGAGCGGGTCCCACAGCCGGTGCACGTAACCTTCGGCGGTCTCGCAGAGCACGTCGACGACGTCGTCCGGGTTGATGCCTTTCTTCGAGAGCCGCAGCGCGCAATCGATGTACGGCTGGTTCATCGTGCCCGTCGCATACGGCTTGAACGTGATCGCGTCGATGTACCACTTCCTGCCGAAGTCCTCGAAGAGTACGTCGTAATCGCCTTCGCGGTTGTGCGCGAACGCCTGGAACACGCCGTGCGTGCCCTCGAACACCGTGCGCGGGCCGAGGAAGCCGTTCTCGCCGACCCGCACCGCCTGCACCGCCGCCTGCGCGGCCCAGCCCGCGTGCAGGCGTTTGGTCCATGCGCCTTCGGCGAGATACTCGATGATGCCCGCGGACATGCTGCCGGCGTTGCCGAGCGCGTCGACGGCCTGCCGGCGATCGAGACCCCGCGCCACCGAAGCGCCGAGGGTCGCGCCGAGGGTGCCGAGGATGCTCGTCGGATGGAAGCCCGATTTGTGGATCGCCTTGGGTATCACCATCGACATCCGGCACAGCGTCTCGATGCCGATGGCGAGACCGGCGAGCGCGGCGCGGCCGTCACGCGAGAAACGCTCGCAGATCGCGAGCACCGCGGGAGCGACCACGGCGCTGCTGTGCACCGGCCCGCCTTCGAACGTGTCGTCGAAGTCCTCGCCGTGCGCCGCGGTGCCGTTGATGAGCGCCGCCTGGTCGGGCGAGTACGTCGTCGCGTGGCCGATCGCGGTGCAGTGGCCGCTCGCGTCGACGCTGCGGGTGACGGCCTGCATGTAGTCGGTCTTGCGCGCGGCGACGCACAGGCCGACGACGTCGATGAGCAGCTCTTCGGTGCGGTTGCGCACGCTCTTCGGCAGCGCCGATGCGGCGACCTGTGCGGCCTGGTCGACCAGCTTTTCGGCGACCGAGACTTTGGGGAGGGAGGATTTATCGGCCATGTTCCGGGGTGATGAAAGTGATGAGATGAAGGTGATGAGGTGAAGGTGATGAGGTGAAGGTGAGGAAATGAAGGTGAGGAAATGACGGTGAGGCGGTGAAGGTGGGCGTCATTCCCGCCAAGGCGGGAATCCATTTTCACGCCTCATACCCGGCCTCCTTCAGCAGCGCCTTCGCTTGCTCCGTCTTGAACCGCGCCACGAAATCCTGCGCGAGTCCCGGCTCAGCCGCGCTCGCCGCGACGCCGATCGAATACGTCGCTTTCATCTGGTACTGATCCGGCAGCGGCCCCGCAAACGCGACGCCCTTGTTCGGCAGGATCTCGGTCACTTGCGTGATGCCGAGCTCGCCTTCGCCCGACGTCTGCGCGAGCCACGCCATCGCGGCGTAGCCGTTGGGAAAATACTTGAAGCGGCCGCGCACTTCGTCGAGCACGCCGAGCTTGTCCATGAGGCTCATCACGACCTTGCCCGCGGTCGCGGTGGCCGGATCGGGAAAGACGATGACGCTCGCGCTGCGGATACGCTCGCGCAACGCCGCTTCCGATACGTCAGGCACCTGCGTTCCTGCGCGCACCGCGACGCCGGTGCCGACGCGGCCGAGATCGAAGCGCGAGCCCGGCTGCACATGGCCCGATGCGCTGAGCTCGTCGATCATGGGATGCGTGAGCGTGATGACGTCGACCGGCTGTCCGCCTTCGACCCTTGCTTTCATCGCGCCGACCGCGCCGAAATCGGCGACGACATCGGCGCCGGTGTCGCGCTTGAACGCCTCGATGATGCGCTCGGTCACCGCCTGCGCCGCACCCGCGCTCAGAATTCTCAATGTAGCCAAAGGCTCTTCCTTCAAAAGCGTTTTAACCGCCAAGGACGCAAAGGACGCCAAGGAAAGCTAAACATCGCGCACGCCTGACCACGCGACGTTGATTAACCTTTGCGTCCTTGGCGTCCTTTGCGGTTCATTTGCTTCTTAAACAGCCGCAGCGACGGCGTCGCCCATCTGGCTCGTCGACGCCTTGCCGCCGAGGTCGGGGGTGAGCGTCTTGCGCTCGGCGATGACCTTCTCGATCGCTCGCTCCATGAGCTTCGCGGCTTCGACCGCTTTCGGCTCGTCGTGCTTGCGGCCCAGCCATTCGAACAACATCTGGCCGGAGACGATCATCGCGTAGGGATTGGCGATGCCTTTGCCCGCGATGTCCGGCGCCGAGCCGTGGGTCGCCTGCGCCATCGCGCGCTCGGGACCGGCGGACAGGCCGGGTGCGAGGCCGAGACCGCCGACCAGACCCGCCGCCGCGTCGGAGAGGATGTCGCCGAAGGTGTTCGTCGTGACGATCACGTCGAACTGCTGCGGCTTCATCACGAGCTTCATCGCCATCGTGTCGACGAGCACTTCGTCGTACGCGACGTCGGGATATTCCTTCGCGAGCTTGCGGCACTCCTCGGCGAACATGCCGCAGGCGAGCTTGAACACCGTGTCCTTGTGCACCGCGGTGAGCTTCTTGCGCGGACGCGTGCGCGCGAGCTCGAACGCGGCGCGCGCGACCTTGCTCGAGCCCTGGCGCGTGATGACGCGCACGCCGATCGTCATGTCGGGCGTGGGCCTGAACTCGCCGTTGCCCATGAACACGTTGCGGTCGGGCGGCATGCCTTCGTTGTTCTCGCGGACCATGATGAGATCGACGTCGTCGTAGACGCACGGCACCCCGGGCAGCGATTTGGCGGGACGGATGTTCGCGAAGAGGTCGTAATGCTTGCGCAGGATCGGATGCGGGTTGATCGCGTTGGGCTTGCCTTTCGGATAGGCCTGGTGCCCGATGGGGCCGAGCACCCAGCCGTCGTAGGTGTCGAGCTTCTCCAGCGTGCCCGGCGGCAGCGTGTAGCCGAGCTCGTCGTACGCCTTGCGCCCGATCGGCATCGGATACCAGTCGATGGCCAGGCCGACCTTCTGCGCGGCGGCCTTCATGATCTTGATCGTCTCGGGAACGACCTCGAGACCGATGTCGTCGCCTTCCAGGATTCCTATCTTCAGAGCTCGATTCACTTCGATTCCTCAAAAAACCTTTTCAACCGCCAAGGACGCAAAGGACGCAAAGGTTATTCAGCGTCGCGTCGTCATGCGTGCGCGACGTTTAGCTTTCCTTGGCGTTCTTTGCGTCCTTTGCGGTTAATTACGCAGTTAAAAAACCGGCGGCACCGGGTCGACCTTGTCCATCTCCACCCCCAGCTCGCGCTCGATCGCTTCCATCTCGGTCAGCAGCGTCGACAGGCGCAGCCGCACGTTCTCGACGTCGTACTCGGGAATTTCCAGCCCGACCGCTTTCGCCATCGCCGCGATGTCTTCGCGCGTGAGCTCCATCAGCCTGCCTCTTTCAGTCGCTGCGCGAGCGTGCGCTCGAGGTCGGGGTGCTTCGTGTGCCACTCGGTCGCCTGCTCGTATGCGTGGCCGATGCGGTAGACCGTCGCTTCGTCGAAAGGCCTTCCCGCGATCTGCAGCGACAGCGGCAGGCCGTCGCCGCTGAAGCCCATCGGCAGCGCCAGCGCGGGGACGTTCGATGCGCCGAAAGTATGCGTGCCGATGCGCCTCAGGATCAGGCGCTCGGCGACGTCGGCCTTGCTCTCGACTTTTTCTTTCGTCTCGTCGATGAGCCCCGCGGGCTTGTTGTTCGTCGGGCAGATCAGCGCGTCCCACTGCGACAAAGCGTCGAGCACCTGCTGCCGCACCACCGCCCTCGCGCGCATCGCGCGGCTGTAGACCGGCGCGGGCACCAGCAGCGCGGTGGCCATGCGCGTGCGCGTGCCGACGTCGAAGACGTCCCACTGGCTGCGCAGCGCTTCGATGTACATCGACGCCGCGTCGGCGTCCGACGTGAGCATCTGCAGCGGGATCGCGTGCTTCGCCCACGGCAGAGATACTTCGCCGATCTCGGCGCCGAGCGATCTCAGGGTCTCGACGGAACGCTCGAAAGCATCGGAGACGTCGGGATGCACGCCGTCGACGCGGGCGATCTCGCGCACGACCGCGAGACGCAGCCCGCGCAGGTCGCGCCCGAGCCCAGCGGAAAAATCGGGCACGTCGCGCGCGCTGCTCAACGGATCGCGCGCATCGCGCCCCGCGATCGCCGACAGGAAAAGCGCGTTGTCCTGCACCGTGCGCGTGACCGGCCCTATGGTGTCCGAATGCCACGCGTACATCACCGCGCCGTAGCGGCTCACGCGCCCGTAGGTCGGGCGCAAGCCCACGCAGCCGTTCGCCGCCGCGGGACCGCGGATCGAGCCGCCGGTGTCCTCGCCGATCGACGCCGAGCACAAGCCGGCCGCCGGCGCGATGCCCGATCCGCTCGACGAGCTCGACGGCGTGCGCTCGGGATTCCAGGGGTTGCGCGGCTGGCCGTACGGAAAGACGTTGGTGCCGCCCTTGCCGCACTCGTGCAGGTTCTCCTTGCCGATGAGGATCGCGCCCGCACGCTTCAGCTTCTCGACGACCGCCGCATCGATGTCTTTGACGTGGCCGGTTTCGACGCGCGTGCCGCACGTCGTGCGCACGCCGCTCGTGCAGATCTGATCTTTGGCGCCGAAGACGAGGCCGTGCAGCGGGCCGCGGTAATTGCCCGCCGCGATCTCGCGCTCGGCTTCCTGCGCCGCGGCAAGCGCCTGCTCCGCGGCGACCGTGATATAGGCGCGCAGGACAGGGTTATAGCGCTCGATGCGCTCGAGGTACGCGCGCGCGAGCTCCACGGGCGACAGCCGACGCGCGCGTATGAGCTCGCCTTGCGCGGCTGCGCTGAGAAAACAAAGCTCGGCGTCGCTCGATTTCACGTGGGGATCGGCCGTGGATGGAGGAACAGCGTGGTGAAGCTGAACGCGGTGAGTGCGCGCGATTCTAGCATTCGTTACGATGGCGCGATGAAGCTCCTCCATCCGGCGCGCCACGCGTTCGAGGCCCACATGATCCGCGGCTTTCTCGATTCACACGGTATCGAGGCCGTGGTGCGCGGCGAATACCTCACCAGCGGCTGGGGCGAGCTGCCCGCCGACGTGTGCGCGGTATGGATCACCGACGATGCGCGCTTCGACGAAGCCGACGCGCTGCTGAAGGCGTTCCTGAACGGAAGCTACGCGACCGGGCTCGGCACATGGCGCTGCGAGGCCTGCGGCGAGACGCTCGAAGGACAGTTCACGACCTGCTGGAAGTGCGGTACACCGCGTGGTCCGTAAGGTGCGTTAACGATAGCGTAACGCACCGAAAAAAGGGCCCTTCTGTCGGTGCGTTACGCCGCTATCGCGGCTAATCGAACTGTGTCATCGCGAGGCTCGCACAGCGAGCCGTGGCGATCTCGTGGCGCACGAGCCGTCCCGAGCGCCTCGGGATTGCTTCGTCGCCGCGCGCGCGGCTTCTCGCAATGACACAGTAGGACTAATGCACCCTACGAAGAACAGATCAGGAAGCGAGCTGCTTCATGACCCTGTACAGCGCCGACTTGGCCTCGAACCCCACCCCCGGCACGTCGGGCATGCGCACGTAGCTGTCCTGGACCGGCACGTTGTCGGCGAAACCGCCGAACGGCTGGAACACGTCCGGGTACGACTCGTTGCCGCCGAGCCCCAGCCCCGCGGCGATATTGAGCGACATCTGGTGGCCGCCGTGCGGGACGCACCGCCGCGCCGACCAGCCGTGCTCCTCGAGCATTCTCAGCGTGCGCAGGTATTCGACCAGACCGTACGACAGCGCGCAGTCGAACTGCAGCCAGTCGCGATCGGGGCGCAGGCCGCCGTGGCGTATCAGGTTGCGCGCGTCCTGCATCGAGAAGAGGTTCTCGCCGGTCGCCATCGGCCGCGTGTAGTGCACCGCCAGCTCGGCCTGGAGATCGTAGTCGAGCGGATCGCCCGCCTCTTCGTACCAGAAGAGGCCGTACGGCTCGAGCGCCTTGGCGTACTCGACCGCGGTGTCGAGATCGAAGCGGCCGTTGGCGTCGACGCACACGCGGTCGGGCGAGCCGACGACGTCGATCACCGCGTCGATGCGCCGCAGGTCGTCCGACAGCGGCTCGCCGCCGATCTTGAGCTTGACGACGCTGTAGCCGAGGTCGAGGTACTTGCGCATCTCGTCCTGCAGCGCCTGCACATTCTTTCCGGGGTAGTAATAGCCGCCGGCGGCGTAGACGAACACCTTGTCGTCGACCTCGCCGCCGTTATAGCGCTCGGCGAGCAGGCGGTACAGCGGCTTGCCTTCGATCTTGGCCACCGCGTCCCACACCGCCATGTCGAGCACGCCGACGGCGACCGAGCGCTCGCCGTGGCCGCCGGGCTTCTCGTTCGCCATCGCCGTCGCCCAGATTCGGTGGGGATCGAGATTGTCGCCGGCGTCGTTCAGCAGGCTCAAAGGATCGGCCTGCATGATGCGCGGAATGAAGCGCTCGGCGAGCAGCCCCGCCTGCGCGTAGCGCCCGTTCGAGTTGAACCCGTAGCCGACGACGCGCCTGCCGTCGCGCACGACGTCGGTGACGACGGCCACGACGCTCGCGGTCATCTTGGAGAAGTCGATGTACGCGTTGCGGATGGCCGAAGCGATCGGCTGGACCGTGGCGTGGATCGCGGTGATTTTCATGGGGAAGAAAGGGCGGGCGAAAGCGCGGCGATTCTAGCATGCGCCCTGTCCGGGACCCCCTGACAGCGCCGCCTGTTCCGGCTTGCCCGGCCACGCTGATACCGCGCTAGAATCGTCCGGCGCGTCACCCATAAGAACACATTCCGAGCAACCGCCAGCGCAGGAGAAAACCATGGCACGCCTCAATATCAACGGGAAGGTACACGACGTACAGGTGGAGGGCAGCACCCCCCTGCTCTGGGTCATCCGGGAACAGGTCGGGCTCACCGGAACCAAATACGGGTGTGGCGTCGCAGCATGCGGCGCATGCTCGGTGCATATCAACGGTGAGGTACGCCGGTCGTGCTCGATCCCGGTCAGCGCGGTTCAGCCGAACGACCGCATCACCACCATCGAAGGCCTCGCGCCCAATGCGTCGCACCCGATCCAGAAAGCCTGGCTCGAGCACGACGTGCCCCAGTGCGGCTATTGCCAGTCGGGCCAGATCATGGCGGCGGCGGCCCTGCTCGCCAAGAACAAGAATCCCAGCGACAAGGACATCGACGACGCGATGACCAACATCTGCCGCTGCGGGACGTATCAGCGCATCCGCGCCGCGATCCACACCGCGGCCAAGGCCAAGGCGTAAGGGGAGGACACGATGAAGACCACCGCACAC
The sequence above is a segment of the Burkholderiales bacterium genome. Coding sequences within it:
- a CDS encoding (2Fe-2S)-binding protein yields the protein MARLNINGKVHDVQVEGSTPLLWVIREQVGLTGTKYGCGVAACGACSVHINGEVRRSCSIPVSAVQPNDRITTIEGLAPNASHPIQKAWLEHDVPQCGYCQSGQIMAAAALLAKNKNPSDKDIDDAMTNICRCGTYQRIRAAIHTAAKAKA
- a CDS encoding substrate-binding domain-containing protein, translated to MATLRILSAGAAQAVTERIIEAFKRDTGADVVADFGAVGAMKARVEGGQPVDVITLTHPMIDELSASGHVQPGSRFDLGRVGTGVAVRAGTQVPDVSEAALRERIRSASVIVFPDPATATAGKVVMSLMDKLGVLDEVRGRFKYFPNGYAAMAWLAQTSGEGELGITQVTEILPNKGVAFAGPLPDQYQMKATYSIGVAASAAEPGLAQDFVARFKTEQAKALLKEAGYEA
- a CDS encoding isocitrate/isopropylmalate dehydrogenase family protein, whose translation is MNRALKIGILEGDDIGLEVVPETIKIMKAAAQKVGLAIDWYPMPIGRKAYDELGYTLPPGTLEKLDTYDGWVLGPIGHQAYPKGKPNAINPHPILRKHYDLFANIRPAKSLPGVPCVYDDVDLIMVRENNEGMPPDRNVFMGNGEFRPTPDMTIGVRVITRQGSSKVARAAFELARTRPRKKLTAVHKDTVFKLACGMFAEECRKLAKEYPDVAYDEVLVDTMAMKLVMKPQQFDVIVTTNTFGDILSDAAAGLVGGLGLAPGLSAGPERAMAQATHGSAPDIAGKGIANPYAMIVSGQMLFEWLGRKHDEPKAVEAAKLMERAIEKVIAERKTLTPDLGGKASTSQMGDAVAAAV
- a CDS encoding mandelate racemase/muconate lactonizing enzyme family protein, producing the protein MKITAIHATVQPIASAIRNAYIDFSKMTASVVAVVTDVVRDGRRVVGYGFNSNGRYAQAGLLAERFIPRIMQADPLSLLNDAGDNLDPHRIWATAMANEKPGGHGERSVAVGVLDMAVWDAVAKIEGKPLYRLLAERYNGGEVDDKVFVYAAGGYYYPGKNVQALQDEMRKYLDLGYSVVKLKIGGEPLSDDLRRIDAVIDVVGSPDRVCVDANGRFDLDTAVEYAKALEPYGLFWYEEAGDPLDYDLQAELAVHYTRPMATGENLFSMQDARNLIRHGGLRPDRDWLQFDCALSYGLVEYLRTLRMLEEHGWSARRCVPHGGHQMSLNIAAGLGLGGNESYPDVFQPFGGFADNVPVQDSYVRMPDVPGVGFEAKSALYRVMKQLAS
- a CDS encoding DUF2007 domain-containing protein, with protein sequence MVKLNAVSARDSSIRYDGAMKLLHPARHAFEAHMIRGFLDSHGIEAVVRGEYLTSGWGELPADVCAVWITDDARFDEADALLKAFLNGSYATGLGTWRCEACGETLEGQFTTCWKCGTPRGP
- a CDS encoding amidase yields the protein MKSSDAELCFLSAAAQGELIRARRLSPVELARAYLERIERYNPVLRAYITVAAEQALAAAQEAEREIAAGNYRGPLHGLVFGAKDQICTSGVRTTCGTRVETGHVKDIDAAVVEKLKRAGAILIGKENLHECGKGGTNVFPYGQPRNPWNPERTPSSSSSGSGIAPAAGLCSASIGEDTGGSIRGPAAANGCVGLRPTYGRVSRYGAVMYAWHSDTIGPVTRTVQDNALFLSAIAGRDARDPLSSARDVPDFSAGLGRDLRGLRLAVVREIARVDGVHPDVSDAFERSVETLRSLGAEIGEVSLPWAKHAIPLQMLTSDADAASMYIEALRSQWDVFDVGTRTRMATALLVPAPVYSRAMRARAVVRQQVLDALSQWDALICPTNNKPAGLIDETKEKVESKADVAERLILRRIGTHTFGASNVPALALPMGFSGDGLPLSLQIAGRPFDEATVYRIGHAYEQATEWHTKHPDLERTLAQRLKEAG
- a CDS encoding MmgE/PrpD family protein, whose protein sequence is MADKSSLPKVSVAEKLVDQAAQVAASALPKSVRNRTEELLIDVVGLCVAARKTDYMQAVTRSVDASGHCTAIGHATTYSPDQAALINGTAAHGEDFDDTFEGGPVHSSAVVAPAVLAICERFSRDGRAALAGLAIGIETLCRMSMVIPKAIHKSGFHPTSILGTLGATLGASVARGLDRRQAVDALGNAGSMSAGIIEYLAEGAWTKRLHAGWAAQAAVQAVRVGENGFLGPRTVFEGTHGVFQAFAHNREGDYDVLFEDFGRKWYIDAITFKPYATGTMNQPYIDCALRLSKKGINPDDVVDVLCETAEGYVHRLWDPLEAKQKPATDYGAKFSAPFNIAVAFITGGAGLAAFTEETVRDPRILALSSKVRYVVDPNNPYPKAYTGHVRMTLKDGTVVEERQPHIRGGAHEPLTREEIEDKFRRNVEFGGWDKARADAFLKAAPKLFDGPLDLSLLRG